In Penaeus vannamei isolate JL-2024 chromosome 14, ASM4276789v1, whole genome shotgun sequence, one DNA window encodes the following:
- the LOC113805536 gene encoding ionotropic receptor 93a: MRSSPHSWQRCILGSWLLLTTVLVWAYCSTVTSAFAVRFASRPVHSVRDVFADDRLVVVMAEATVYTDNIEREETEVFKMLAELKRQGRLIYQPLPFRIGQGDYVFLQHGASADFEIAEEYLKSGKCEFYKGKERLLYLPESLVLPKGSPLIHAINHRLRRLEMSGIFSKWRKDAFPLLNRCSYSPEKILVKESLKYSSIRGMLLLLASGLTAALVVFFLELKVARITIHQTITNST, translated from the exons atGCGCTCGTCGCCCCATAGCTGGCAGCGGTGCATTTTAGGCTCGTGGTTATTGTTGACAACAGTGCTGGTTTGGGCCTACTGCTCCACCGTGACCTCCGCCTTCGCCGTGCGCTTCGCCTCCCGCCCGGTGCACAGCGTCAGGGATGTGTTCGCTGACGATCGCCTTGTCGTGGTCATGGCGGAGGCGACCGTTTACACCGACAACATTGAG AGAGAAGAAACTGAAGTATTTAAGATGTTGGCTGAGTTAAAGAGACAAGGGCGTTTAATCTACCAACCGTTGCCGTTCAGGATAGGACAAGGTGACTACGTTTTTCTCCAACATGGGGCATCAGCTGATTTCGAAATAGCTGAGGAATATTTGAAATCAG GAAAGTGTGAATTCTACAAAGGGAAAGAACGTCTTTTGTATCTGCCAGAATCTCTCGTTCTTCCGAAAGGCAGTCCTCTCATTCATGCTATCAATCacag GCTGAGGAGACTTGAGATGTCTGGGATCTTCTCGAAATGGAGAAAGGATGCTTTTCCCTTGCTAAACCGGTGCTCTTATTCTCCAGAGAAGATACTTGTCAAGGAAAGCCTCAAGTATAGTAGCATACGG GGTATGTTGCTGCTGCTGGCAAGCGGTCTCACGGCTGCCCTGGTTGTTTTCTTCCTTGAGCTAAAAGTGGCCAGGATCACCATTCACCAGACAATCACAAACAGCACGTGA
- the Kaz gene encoding E3 ubiquitin-protein transferase MAEA encodes MADVTSIEHPTLKVPYDVLNKKFRLAQKTLDREVCHVTTAVSELERVLFTDNRSASHISSLLGGVVEKLSSFKRKAEEATQEEIECGRVVKRRVDHVKEHDSLSPSVVAEWKRTRLDRLLVEYLLRAGCYSTATKLASTRGIEGLTNLDVFLVAREVEQSLACRDTTKCLAWCHDNKSKLRKLNSSLEFNVRMQEFIELIKSDRRMEAIRHARKHFTGQDPAHLPSIQRCMALIAFPSGTDVSPYKELLSDVRWDQLIEQFRAENLKLYQLSSQSAFSVVLQSGLSALKTPHCYRGATGHNPDCPVCQRSLNALAAPLPYAHCSQSRLVCHISGDQLNENNLPLMLPNGYVYGQKALQQMANENNGTIVCPRTRQTYNIRDAEKVFVM; translated from the exons ATGGCTGATGTTACCTCTATAGAGCACCCGACTCTCAAG gTACCATATGATGTCCTGAACAAGAAGTTTCGTTTGGCACAGAAGACCCTAGACAGGGAGGTGTGCCACGTGACGACTGCAGTCTCAGAACTTGAGAGGGTCCTCTTCACAGATAACCGCAGTGCCTCGCATATCTCGTCTCTACTAGGGGGTGTAGTGGAAAAGTTGTCTTCCTTTAAGCGAAAG GCAGAAGAGGCAACACAGGAGGAGATAGAGTGTGGACGTGTTGTCAAGCGACGCGTTGATCATGTGAAGGAACACGACTCCCTCAGTCCTTCTGTTGTGGCTGAGTGGAAGCGTACCAGATTGGATCGACTTTTAGTAGAGTATTTGCTGAGAGCAGGTTGCTACTCCACGGCAACTAAG TTGGCCAGCACACGAGGGATAGAAGGGCTGACAAACCTAGATGTGTTCCTAGTAGCCCGAGAAGTGGAGCAGTCCCTAGCTTGCCGTGACACAACCAAGTGCCTTGCCTGGTGCCACGATAATAAGAGTAAATTGCGGAAATTAAATTCTTCTTTAGAATTTAACGTTCGGATGCAAGAGTTTATCGAGTTGATCAAGAGTGACCGTAGGATGGAAGCAATTCG ACATGCAAGAAAGCACTTCACTGGACAGGATCCAGCTCATTTACCATCTATACAAAGGTGTATGGCACTTATTGCCTTTCCGTCTGGCACTG ATGTTAGCCCATACAAAGAATTGCTCTCAGATGTACGATGGGATCAGCTGATTGAACAGTTTAGAGCAGAGAACCTCAAGTTGTACCAGCTTTCATCACAGTCTGCCTTTTCTGTTGTACTTCAGTCTGGTCTTTCTGCGCTGAAAACTCCACATTGCTACAGG ggTGCAACCGGTCACAACCCAGACTGCCCTGTTTGCCAGCGTTCTCTAAATGCATTGGCGGCTCCTCTTCCTTATGCTCACTGCTCACAGTCTCGACTTGTATGCCACATAAGTGGGGACCAGCTCAATGAAAACAACCTGCCACTTATGTTGCCAAATGGATATGTTTACGGCCAGAAG GCTCTTCAACAAATGGCAAACGAGAACAATGGAACAATTGTCTGTCCACGAACACGACAAACTTACAATATTCGAGATGCTGAAAAAGTGTTTGTAATGTGA